Proteins encoded by one window of Anguilla rostrata isolate EN2019 chromosome 9, ASM1855537v3, whole genome shotgun sequence:
- the LOC135262815 gene encoding intraflagellar transport protein 20 homolog isoform X1 has translation MAKDPLAEAGLHFDELNKLRVLDPEVGQKTTELKEECKEFVDKIGQFQKIVGGLIELVDELAKEAETEKMKAIGARNLLKSVAKQREAQQMQLQALIAEKTMQLERQALR, from the exons ATGGCGAAAGATCCCTTAGCAGAGGCCGGCCTTCACTTTGACGAGCTGAACAAGTTGCGGGTGCTAGACCCAGAGGTCGGCCAGAAGACCACAGAGCTCAAGGAGGAGTGCAAAGAGTTTGTGGACA AGATTGGTCAGTTTCAGAAGATTGTTGGTGGGCTAATCGAGCTGGTGGATGAACTGGCTAAGGAAGCTGAGACAGAAAAGATGAAG GCCATCGGCGCCAGGAACCTGCTGAAGTCGGTGGCCAAGCAGCGGGAGGCCCAGCAGATGCAGCTGCAGGCTCTGATTGCAGAGAAGACAATGCAGCTGGAGAGGCAAGCGCTCCGCTGA
- the LOC135262815 gene encoding intraflagellar transport protein 20 homolog isoform X2 has product MAKDPLAEAGLHFDELNKLRVLDPEVGQKTTELKEECKEFVDKIGQFQKIVGGLIELVDELAKEAETEKMKAIGARNLLKSVAKQREAQQMQLQALIAEKTMQLERQALRCDRYRIEYEALSKVEAEQSEFIDQFILQK; this is encoded by the exons ATGGCGAAAGATCCCTTAGCAGAGGCCGGCCTTCACTTTGACGAGCTGAACAAGTTGCGGGTGCTAGACCCAGAGGTCGGCCAGAAGACCACAGAGCTCAAGGAGGAGTGCAAAGAGTTTGTGGACA AGATTGGTCAGTTTCAGAAGATTGTTGGTGGGCTAATCGAGCTGGTGGATGAACTGGCTAAGGAAGCTGAGACAGAAAAGATGAAG GCCATCGGCGCCAGGAACCTGCTGAAGTCGGTGGCCAAGCAGCGGGAGGCCCAGCAGATGCAGCTGCAGGCTCTGATTGCAGAGAAGACAATGCAGCTGGAGAGGCAAGCGCTCCGCTG TGACAGGTACCGCATCGAGTACGAGGCGCTGTCCAAGGTGGAGGCCGAGCAGAGCGAGTTCATCGACCAGTTCATCCTGCAGAAGTGA